The following are from one region of the Prevotella communis genome:
- the yidC gene encoding membrane protein insertase YidC, producing the protein MNRNTLIGFSLIAVVLIAFSYMSSPSQAEIDAYNHEQDSIAAVKMAQEQQQIVQDTLKGQKAAAAIDSAALFFPSMSDSLAGVNSLVTLKNDSLELTFNTQGGTIASARILGHKDTLNNMGVQLFTENGQHMDFIIKGLKQYINTRDLYFTPTQEADGSLTMTAQAQGNGQLIFKYRLGPDYMLHFSMQAVGLGDQLDPTNKEVVILWQDSCRQQERGFTFENQRSALTYKFHNGGTDYLSETSEKKETTEEPIDWVAFKNQYFSAVLISRDAFNTGAELASTPLDKSTRILKNYDARLTTKFDPTGLQASEFEMYLGPNDFRLIQDVEAQSEFGKDLELERLVYLGWPLFRFINRWFTLYVFDWLTKLGLPMGIVLILITMLLKLITYPMVKKSYMSSAKMRVLKPKLEEATKQYNKPEDQMQKQQAMMQLYAKYGVSPLGGCLPMLIQMPIWIAMFNFVPNAIQLRRESFLWMEDLSTYDPIPFIGQWDTHIWGIGDHLSLTCILFCVSNILYSYMTMRQQRDQMVGQQAEQMKMMQYMMYVMPVMFFFMFNDYGSGLNFYYFISLFFSAAIMWTLRKTTDDEKLLAILEAKYKENQNNPKKASGLAARLEEMQKRAAEMQKQQQNRK; encoded by the coding sequence ATGAACAGAAACACTTTGATTGGTTTCAGTCTCATTGCAGTGGTACTCATTGCATTCAGTTACATGAGTTCTCCCTCGCAAGCAGAGATTGATGCTTACAACCATGAGCAGGACAGTATTGCTGCTGTCAAGATGGCTCAGGAGCAACAACAGATTGTACAGGATACGTTAAAGGGACAGAAGGCTGCAGCTGCCATTGACTCAGCTGCCCTTTTCTTCCCTTCAATGAGTGACTCACTGGCTGGCGTCAACAGTCTCGTTACATTGAAGAACGACTCACTGGAATTGACGTTCAACACACAGGGTGGTACCATTGCCAGCGCACGTATCCTGGGCCATAAGGACACCTTGAACAATATGGGCGTTCAACTCTTCACCGAGAATGGACAACACATGGACTTCATCATCAAGGGTCTGAAGCAGTATATTAACACCCGCGACCTTTATTTCACGCCAACCCAAGAAGCTGACGGTTCACTCACAATGACAGCTCAGGCTCAGGGCAACGGACAATTGATTTTCAAATACCGACTGGGTCCTGACTATATGCTGCATTTTTCCATGCAGGCCGTAGGACTGGGTGACCAGCTCGACCCCACCAACAAAGAAGTGGTTATTCTATGGCAGGACTCTTGTCGCCAGCAGGAGCGCGGTTTCACATTCGAGAACCAGCGTTCGGCTTTGACATATAAGTTTCACAATGGCGGTACCGACTACCTGAGCGAGACATCAGAAAAGAAAGAGACTACCGAAGAACCTATTGACTGGGTGGCATTCAAGAACCAGTATTTCTCAGCTGTACTCATATCAAGAGATGCATTCAACACTGGTGCAGAACTAGCCAGCACACCTCTGGATAAGAGCACACGCATCCTAAAGAACTATGACGCACGCCTCACCACGAAGTTCGATCCCACAGGTCTGCAGGCATCAGAATTTGAAATGTACCTTGGTCCTAACGACTTCCGTCTGATTCAGGATGTAGAGGCCCAGAGTGAGTTTGGCAAGGATCTTGAGCTGGAGCGTTTGGTCTACCTGGGATGGCCTCTATTCCGCTTCATCAACCGTTGGTTCACACTGTATGTCTTCGACTGGCTCACGAAGTTGGGTCTGCCAATGGGTATTGTTTTGATTCTCATCACAATGCTGCTGAAGCTCATAACCTACCCCATGGTGAAGAAGAGTTATATGTCAAGCGCAAAGATGCGCGTTCTGAAACCCAAACTCGAAGAAGCAACCAAGCAGTACAACAAGCCCGAGGATCAGATGCAAAAGCAGCAGGCCATGATGCAACTCTATGCAAAATACGGAGTATCTCCTCTGGGTGGCTGTCTGCCAATGCTGATTCAGATGCCTATCTGGATTGCGATGTTCAACTTCGTACCTAACGCCATACAGTTGCGTCGTGAGTCGTTCTTGTGGATGGAAGACTTGTCAACATACGACCCCATCCCCTTCATCGGACAGTGGGATACGCATATATGGGGTATCGGTGACCATCTCTCGCTGACCTGTATTCTGTTCTGTGTGAGCAACATCCTCTATTCATATATGACCATGCGCCAGCAACGCGACCAGATGGTAGGACAGCAGGCCGAGCAGATGAAGATGATGCAGTACATGATGTACGTCATGCCTGTGATGTTCTTCTTCATGTTCAATGACTACGGCTCAGGTCTGAACTTCTATTACTTCATCTCCCTGTTTTTCTCTGCAGCTATCATGTGGACACTCCGCAAAACAACTGACGACGAGAAGCTGCTGGCTATCCTTGAGGCTAAATACAAAGAGAACCAGAACAACCCCAAGAAGGCAAGTGGCTTGGCTGCCCGTCTGGAGGAGATGCAGAAGCGCGCTGCCGAGATGCAGAAGCAACAGCAGAACAGAAAGTGA
- a CDS encoding DUF3078 domain-containing protein codes for MRKLALFIAAVSSMGLSAAEPQLKNTGLYYRLFAPLTFYHNVASSQFNIISNDSDEVSQAIDQALMHVYLKRPELVKVTESEQEEAGSLRQDIIETPVMQEVEMVEQAAPMPETPEAAPVEVVIEKPNFWKYKGDANLQFMQNYVSDNWYKGGESNQAAVGSVTLEANYDNKSKWKWDNKLEMKLGFQTSPSDTVHKFKTNEDLIRYTGKVGLQAANRWYYTLQMLAYTQFYHGLKSNNTKVFSDFMSPFNLSVGLGMDYKVQALANKLTGTINMSPLAVNYRYVDRADLAASFGVKTPDHSHSLTDFGSQITASLTWQVNDVLSWKTRIYGFSSYHRSEVEWENTFTLRVSKYISANLFLFPRFDDANNRDENLGYWQFKEYSSLGFSYNF; via the coding sequence ATGAGAAAATTAGCATTATTTATTGCTGCTGTCAGTTCAATGGGTCTTTCGGCGGCAGAGCCTCAGTTGAAAAACACTGGGCTTTATTATCGTCTTTTCGCTCCGCTGACGTTTTATCACAACGTAGCAAGTAGTCAATTTAATATTATTTCTAATGACTCTGATGAGGTGAGTCAGGCTATAGATCAGGCGCTTATGCACGTTTATCTGAAACGCCCGGAATTGGTGAAAGTTACCGAATCTGAACAGGAAGAGGCTGGTTCCTTGCGTCAGGATATCATCGAGACACCCGTAATGCAGGAGGTAGAGATGGTGGAACAGGCAGCACCAATGCCAGAGACTCCTGAAGCTGCTCCTGTTGAGGTTGTTATAGAAAAACCAAATTTCTGGAAGTACAAAGGTGATGCGAATTTGCAATTCATGCAGAATTATGTGTCGGACAACTGGTATAAAGGCGGTGAGAGTAATCAGGCTGCAGTAGGTTCTGTGACACTTGAGGCTAATTATGACAATAAGTCAAAATGGAAGTGGGATAATAAACTGGAGATGAAGTTGGGTTTCCAGACATCACCTTCAGACACTGTTCATAAGTTCAAGACCAATGAGGACTTGATTCGTTATACGGGAAAGGTAGGATTGCAGGCTGCCAATCGTTGGTACTATACTTTACAGATGTTGGCCTACACGCAGTTTTATCATGGTTTGAAGTCAAACAATACAAAGGTGTTCTCTGACTTTATGTCGCCTTTTAACCTGAGCGTCGGTCTTGGTATGGACTATAAGGTACAGGCTCTTGCCAATAAGCTTACGGGTACTATCAATATGTCGCCTCTCGCTGTGAACTATCGTTATGTTGACCGTGCCGATTTGGCCGCGAGTTTTGGTGTTAAGACGCCGGACCATAGTCATTCGTTGACTGACTTCGGTTCGCAAATAACGGCGTCGCTCACTTGGCAGGTCAATGATGTGCTTTCTTGGAAGACGCGCATCTATGGATTCTCCAGTTATCACCGTTCAGAAGTGGAGTGGGAGAATACGTTTACCCTGCGTGTATCGAAGTATATCTCGGCCAACCTGTTTCTCTTCCCTCGTTTCGACGATGCCAACAATCGTGACGAAAATCTGGGCTATTGGCAGTTCAAAGAGTACTCTTCACTGGGATTCTCTTATAATTTCTAA
- the thrS gene encoding threonine--tRNA ligase: protein MEIKITFPDGSVRSYEQGVTGLQIAESISPALARSVLACGVNGETVELNRPINEDAQIELYKWDDEQGKHTFWHTSAHLLAEALQELYPGIQFGFGPAVESGFFYDVLLPNGESIKESDFATIENKMRELASKKEPVVRKEVAKADALKEFAANGQTYKCEHIEQDLEDGTITTYTQGAFTDLCRGPHLMDTGEIKAIKLTSVAGAFWRGDANREQMQRLYGISFPKKKMLDEYLVMLEEAKKRDHRKIGKEMELFMFSDKVGKGLPIWLPKGTDMRLRLQDHLRKVQKRYGYQEVITPHIGSKNLYVTSGHWDHYGKDSFQPIQTPEEGEEYLLKPMNCPHHCEIFAWKPRSYKDLPLRIAEFGTVYRYEQSGELHGLTRVRSFTQDDAHLFCRPDQVKQEFLNVMDIINVVLSAFGFNFEAQISLRDPNNHEKYVGSDEDWALAEKAIQEACEEKGLPAKVEYGEAAFYGPKLDFMIKDAIGRRWQLGTIQVDYNLPKRFQLEYTDEDNQKKTPVMIHRAPFGSMERFTAVLIEHTSGHFPLWLTPDQVVVLPLSEKYNDYAKKVLEQFNQQGVRGSIDLRNEKLGRKIRDNELKRIPYMVIVGEKEAAEGLVSMRQQGGGEQATMTIQQFIDKINAEVAEQTKNF from the coding sequence ATGGAAATCAAAATTACTTTTCCCGACGGATCTGTTCGCTCTTATGAGCAGGGCGTAACGGGACTTCAAATTGCCGAGAGCATTTCGCCTGCTCTGGCTCGCAGCGTTTTGGCTTGCGGTGTGAATGGCGAAACGGTGGAGCTAAACCGTCCTATCAATGAGGACGCACAGATTGAGCTCTATAAGTGGGACGATGAGCAGGGTAAGCATACTTTCTGGCACACCTCTGCCCACTTGCTGGCTGAAGCACTCCAGGAATTGTATCCTGGCATTCAGTTCGGTTTCGGTCCTGCTGTAGAGAGTGGCTTCTTCTACGATGTGCTGCTGCCTAATGGTGAGAGCATCAAGGAGAGCGATTTTGCTACCATCGAGAACAAAATGCGTGAACTGGCCTCAAAGAAGGAGCCTGTGGTTCGCAAGGAAGTTGCTAAGGCTGATGCTCTGAAGGAGTTTGCTGCTAATGGTCAGACCTATAAGTGCGAACATATCGAGCAGGACCTCGAGGATGGTACTATCACCACCTATACACAGGGTGCTTTCACCGACCTTTGCCGTGGTCCCCATTTGATGGATACGGGCGAGATTAAGGCTATCAAGCTGACCTCTGTTGCCGGTGCTTTCTGGCGTGGCGATGCCAACCGTGAGCAGATGCAGCGTCTCTATGGTATCTCTTTCCCCAAGAAGAAGATGCTCGACGAGTATCTTGTTATGTTGGAGGAGGCTAAGAAACGCGACCATCGTAAGATTGGTAAGGAGATGGAACTCTTTATGTTCTCCGACAAGGTTGGTAAGGGTTTGCCTATTTGGTTGCCAAAGGGCACGGATATGCGTCTACGCCTTCAGGATCACTTGCGTAAGGTTCAGAAACGTTATGGCTATCAGGAGGTTATAACTCCTCATATTGGTTCTAAAAATCTCTATGTTACCTCTGGTCACTGGGATCACTATGGTAAGGATTCTTTCCAGCCCATCCAGACTCCTGAGGAGGGTGAAGAGTACCTGTTGAAGCCTATGAACTGTCCTCACCACTGCGAAATTTTTGCATGGAAACCCCGTTCATATAAGGATCTGCCTCTGCGTATTGCTGAGTTTGGTACCGTTTACCGTTACGAACAGAGTGGTGAACTTCATGGTTTGACCCGTGTTCGTTCGTTCACTCAGGACGATGCTCACCTGTTCTGCCGTCCAGATCAGGTAAAGCAGGAATTCCTCAACGTGATGGATATTATCAATGTAGTGCTTTCTGCTTTCGGCTTCAATTTCGAGGCTCAGATTTCTCTGCGTGACCCTAATAATCATGAGAAATATGTAGGAAGTGATGAAGACTGGGCCTTGGCAGAGAAGGCTATTCAGGAGGCTTGTGAGGAGAAGGGCCTGCCCGCTAAGGTGGAATACGGCGAGGCTGCATTCTATGGTCCTAAGCTTGACTTTATGATTAAGGATGCTATTGGTCGTCGTTGGCAGTTGGGTACCATTCAGGTGGACTACAACCTGCCAAAGCGCTTCCAGTTGGAATATACCGACGAGGATAATCAGAAGAAGACACCTGTAATGATTCACCGTGCTCCCTTCGGTTCTATGGAACGTTTCACCGCTGTACTCATTGAACACACCAGTGGTCACTTCCCCTTGTGGCTTACTCCTGATCAGGTGGTTGTTTTGCCTCTGTCTGAGAAGTACAACGACTATGCAAAGAAAGTGCTCGAGCAGTTCAACCAGCAGGGTGTTCGCGGTTCTATCGATCTTCGTAACGAGAAGTTGGGTCGTAAGATTCGCGATAATGAGTTGAAACGTATTCCTTACATGGTTATTGTTGGTGAGAAGGAAGCTGCAGAGGGACTTGTCTCTATGCGTCAGCAGGGTGGTGGCGAGCAGGCTACCATGACTATCCAGCAGTTCATCGACAAGATTAATGCTGAGGTTGCTGAGCAGACAAAGAATTTCTAA
- the rpiB gene encoding ribose 5-phosphate isomerase B, producing MEVKTVGVACDHAGFALKQFVLQYLEEKGYPVKDYGTWSDASVDYPDYGHALAKGIESGEVYPGIAICGSGEGISMTLNKHQQVRAGLCWIPEIAHLIRQHNDANVLVMPGRFIDNNMARKIMDEFFTASFEGGRHQKRVDKIAIQ from the coding sequence ATGGAAGTAAAAACAGTTGGAGTTGCTTGCGACCACGCAGGCTTCGCTTTGAAACAGTTTGTACTCCAGTATCTGGAGGAGAAAGGCTATCCCGTGAAAGACTATGGCACATGGAGCGATGCCAGTGTAGATTATCCTGACTACGGTCATGCTTTGGCAAAGGGCATCGAAAGTGGTGAGGTTTACCCTGGTATTGCCATTTGTGGCAGTGGTGAGGGTATTTCTATGACACTGAATAAGCACCAGCAGGTACGCGCAGGTCTTTGCTGGATACCAGAGATTGCACACCTTATCCGTCAGCATAACGATGCCAACGTATTGGTAATGCCAGGTCGTTTTATCGACAACAACATGGCACGCAAGATTATGGATGAGTTCTTTACCGCGAGTTTCGAAGGCGGTCGCCACCAGAAACGCGTGGACAAGATTGCGATTCAGTGA
- a CDS encoding transketolase family protein: MNDNKVMNKAADNIRILAASMVEKAKSGHPGGAMGGADFINTLYSEFLVYDPENPAWEGRDRFFLDPGHMAPMLYSQLALIGKFTLEDLKNLRQWGSVTPGHPEREIERGIENTSGPLGQGHCFAVGAAIAAKFLKARLGNVMNQTIYAYISDGGVQEEISQGAGRIAGNLGLDNLIMFYDANDIQLSTKTEVVTCEDTAKKYEAWGWYVQKIDGNDVDQIREAIKKAQAEKERPSLIIGHCVMGKGARKADNTSYESNCATHGAPLGGDAYINTMKNLGADPENPFQIFPEVKEMYAKRAEELKKIVAERYAEKAEWAKANPEKAKQLEEWFSGKAPKIDWSKVEQKPGCATRNASATVLGQLAEQVPNMICASADLSNSDNTNGFLKKTKDMVRGDFSGAFFEAGVAELTMACCCIGMALHGGVIPACGTFFVFSDYMKPAVRMAALMELPVKFIWTHDAFRVGEDGPTHEPVEQEAQIRLMEKLKNHHGKNSVLVVRPADAEETTVCWRMAMENVDTPTALIFSRQNIEMLPEGNDYNQATKGAYVVAGSDEKFDVILLASGSEVSTLEAGAKLLREDGVKVRIVSVPSEGLFRSQSKEYQQSILPAGVKKFGLTAGLPVNLEGLVGADGTVWGLESFGFSAPYKVLDEKLGFTGENVYKQVKALLG, translated from the coding sequence ATGAACGACAACAAAGTTATGAACAAAGCAGCGGATAATATCCGTATCCTCGCTGCTTCGATGGTTGAAAAAGCCAAGTCGGGACACCCCGGCGGTGCTATGGGTGGTGCTGACTTCATCAACACTCTGTATAGTGAGTTCTTGGTTTACGACCCCGAGAACCCCGCATGGGAGGGTCGTGACCGTTTCTTCCTCGATCCCGGTCATATGGCTCCAATGCTCTACAGCCAGTTGGCTCTGATAGGCAAGTTCACATTGGAGGATCTGAAAAACCTGCGCCAGTGGGGCTCAGTAACTCCCGGTCACCCCGAGCGCGAGATTGAGCGCGGCATCGAGAACACCTCTGGTCCTCTCGGACAGGGTCACTGTTTCGCTGTTGGTGCTGCTATCGCCGCTAAGTTCCTGAAGGCTCGTCTGGGCAACGTCATGAATCAGACCATCTATGCATACATCTCTGACGGTGGTGTGCAGGAGGAGATTTCACAGGGTGCTGGTCGTATCGCCGGTAACCTGGGTCTGGACAACCTCATCATGTTCTACGACGCTAACGATATCCAGCTCTCTACAAAGACAGAGGTTGTGACCTGCGAGGACACAGCTAAGAAGTACGAGGCATGGGGCTGGTATGTACAGAAAATCGACGGTAACGATGTTGACCAGATTCGTGAGGCTATCAAGAAGGCTCAGGCCGAGAAGGAGCGTCCAAGTCTGATTATCGGTCACTGCGTTATGGGTAAGGGTGCCCGTAAGGCCGACAACACATCATATGAGAGCAACTGCGCTACTCACGGTGCACCGCTCGGTGGTGACGCTTACATCAACACGATGAAGAACCTGGGTGCTGATCCTGAGAATCCATTCCAGATCTTCCCCGAGGTTAAGGAGATGTATGCTAAGCGTGCTGAGGAGCTGAAGAAAATTGTTGCAGAGCGCTACGCTGAGAAGGCTGAGTGGGCTAAGGCTAACCCCGAGAAGGCTAAGCAGTTGGAGGAGTGGTTCAGCGGTAAGGCTCCAAAGATCGACTGGAGCAAGGTTGAGCAGAAGCCCGGTTGCGCTACACGTAACGCATCGGCTACCGTTCTCGGTCAGTTGGCTGAGCAAGTGCCCAACATGATTTGTGCATCAGCCGACCTTTCAAACTCTGATAATACAAACGGCTTCCTCAAGAAGACCAAGGATATGGTTCGCGGCGACTTCAGCGGTGCCTTCTTCGAGGCTGGTGTTGCTGAGCTCACCATGGCATGTTGCTGTATCGGTATGGCTCTACACGGTGGTGTCATCCCCGCTTGCGGTACCTTCTTCGTATTCTCTGACTACATGAAGCCTGCCGTTCGTATGGCTGCCCTGATGGAACTGCCCGTGAAGTTCATCTGGACTCACGATGCCTTCCGTGTTGGTGAGGATGGTCCTACCCACGAGCCTGTAGAGCAGGAGGCACAGATTCGATTGATGGAGAAGCTGAAGAACCACCACGGCAAGAACTCTGTATTGGTAGTTCGTCCTGCTGATGCAGAGGAGACAACCGTCTGCTGGCGCATGGCTATGGAAAATGTAGATACACCTACAGCACTTATCTTCTCACGTCAGAACATCGAGATGCTGCCCGAGGGCAACGACTATAACCAAGCTACTAAGGGTGCTTATGTTGTAGCAGGCTCAGACGAGAAGTTTGATGTTATCCTGCTGGCTTCAGGTTCTGAGGTTTCTACCCTCGAGGCTGGTGCTAAACTGCTCCGCGAGGATGGCGTTAAGGTGCGCATCGTAAGCGTTCCTTCTGAGGGTCTGTTCCGCAGCCAGAGCAAGGAGTATCAGCAGAGCATCCTGCCTGCTGGCGTTAAGAAATTCGGTCTCACAGCAGGTCTGCCAGTAAACCTCGAGGGTCTGGTAGGTGCCGACGGTACAGTATGGGGTCTGGAGAGCTTCGGTTTCTCTGCTCCTTACAAGGTGCTCGACGAGAAGCTCGGCTTCACCGGAGAGAATGTTTACAAGCAGGTTAAAGCCCTGCTGGGTTAA
- a CDS encoding xylulokinase: MTAKQTIEAGKAILGIEFGSTRIKAVLIDQDNNPIAQGSHEWENQLVDGLWTYSTEAVWYGLQDCYAELRKDVQKQYDCELETLAAIGFSAMMHGYMAFNKDQQILVPFRTWRNTNTGKAAAKLSELFNYNIPLRWSISHLYQCILDNEEHVKDIKYLTTLAGYVHWQVTGEFVLGVGDASGMIPVDPATKTYDAEMVKKFDELIAPKGFSWKLLDILPKSLNAGENAGFLTPEGAKKLDVSGHLKPGCPVCPPEGDAGTGMVATNAVKQRTGNVSAGTSSFSMIVLEKPLSKPYEMIDMVTTPDGSLVAMVHCNNCTSDINAWVGLFKEYQQLMGLKVDMNELFGKLFNKALEGDADCGGLMAYNYVSGEPVTGLSEGRPMFVRSANDKFNLANFMRAHLYGAIGVLKIGNDILFKDEMIRVDRITGHGGYFKTAGVGQRMLAAALNSPISVMETAGEGGAWGIALLAGYVVNNPNKLSLADYLETVVFAGNTGVSIAPTPEDVAGFEKYIENYKQCLPIEQAAVDNKK, translated from the coding sequence ATGACCGCAAAACAAACCATTGAGGCTGGTAAAGCCATTTTGGGAATCGAATTCGGTTCCACACGCATCAAGGCCGTACTTATCGACCAAGACAACAACCCCATTGCTCAGGGCTCACACGAGTGGGAGAATCAGCTCGTTGACGGACTGTGGACCTACTCTACCGAGGCTGTATGGTATGGACTGCAGGACTGTTATGCCGAGCTACGCAAAGACGTGCAGAAGCAGTATGACTGTGAGCTTGAGACACTGGCTGCCATCGGCTTCTCAGCCATGATGCACGGCTACATGGCCTTCAACAAAGACCAGCAGATTCTGGTGCCTTTCCGCACATGGCGTAACACGAATACAGGCAAAGCTGCTGCCAAGCTATCAGAACTGTTTAATTATAACATTCCCCTTCGCTGGAGCATCTCACACCTGTATCAGTGCATCCTTGACAATGAGGAGCACGTAAAAGACATCAAATACCTGACAACACTGGCAGGTTATGTGCACTGGCAGGTAACTGGCGAGTTTGTACTGGGTGTTGGTGATGCATCAGGTATGATTCCTGTTGACCCCGCCACAAAGACCTACGATGCCGAGATGGTGAAGAAATTCGATGAGCTGATTGCACCCAAAGGCTTCAGCTGGAAATTACTCGACATTCTGCCAAAGAGTCTGAATGCTGGCGAAAACGCTGGTTTCCTGACTCCCGAAGGTGCCAAGAAACTGGACGTAAGTGGTCATCTGAAGCCTGGATGTCCGGTATGTCCTCCAGAAGGTGATGCCGGCACAGGTATGGTAGCTACCAATGCTGTAAAGCAGCGCACAGGTAACGTGAGCGCAGGAACCTCTTCTTTCTCAATGATTGTATTAGAAAAGCCGCTTTCAAAGCCCTACGAGATGATTGACATGGTGACAACACCTGACGGAAGTCTGGTAGCTATGGTACACTGCAACAACTGTACTTCAGACATCAATGCCTGGGTAGGTTTATTTAAGGAATATCAACAGCTGATGGGCTTAAAAGTGGATATGAACGAGCTTTTCGGAAAACTGTTTAACAAGGCATTGGAGGGTGATGCTGACTGCGGTGGTCTGATGGCATACAATTACGTCAGCGGTGAACCCGTAACAGGTCTCAGCGAGGGTCGTCCCATGTTTGTGCGCTCAGCTAATGACAAGTTCAACTTGGCCAACTTCATGCGTGCCCATCTCTACGGTGCCATCGGTGTATTGAAAATCGGTAACGATATTCTGTTTAAGGACGAGATGATTCGCGTGGATCGCATCACTGGTCACGGTGGCTACTTTAAGACTGCCGGTGTAGGTCAGCGTATGCTGGCTGCAGCCCTGAACAGTCCTATCAGTGTGATGGAGACTGCTGGCGAAGGCGGTGCGTGGGGTATCGCCCTGCTGGCTGGCTACGTGGTGAACAACCCCAATAAATTGTCACTGGCCGATTACCTGGAGACAGTGGTATTCGCAGGCAATACAGGTGTGAGCATCGCCCCCACCCCAGAAGATGTCGCAGGATTCGAGAAATACATCGAGAACTACAAGCAGTGTCTCCCCATTGAGCAGGCTGCCGTAGATAATAAGAAATAA
- the uxuA gene encoding mannonate dehydratase — protein MERTWRWFGKKDKITLAQLRQIGVEGIVTALHDVPLGQVWTREKIRELREYIESYGMRWSVVESLPVVETIKYGGPDRDQQIEVYKESLRNLAAEGINCICYNFMPVLDWARTDLFHDNPNGATNLYFNYAEFAYFDIYILKRPGAREEWENFQFPEGWGEGRSVIAECDELAKTMTPEKDHKLVETIVIKTQGFVSGNFSENDEAPIQKFREFLDLYKGIDKKQLRENMKYFLEAIMPVCEECNINMCVHPDDPPIEILGLPRIVRTEEDIRWFLNAVPNKHNGLTFCAGSLSAGAYNNVVELAKEFASRTHFVHLRSCHIFPNGDFTEASHLGGRADLIELCRIFEKENPALPMRVDHGMTFTDEPGGIMDESSHGHNAGYTLLGRMFALGQVQGILATVDRELGIPYKQPGFFD, from the coding sequence ATGGAAAGAACTTGGAGATGGTTTGGCAAGAAAGACAAGATAACGCTTGCCCAACTGAGACAGATTGGCGTTGAGGGCATTGTTACTGCCCTGCACGATGTACCCCTTGGCCAAGTGTGGACACGTGAAAAAATTCGCGAACTGCGCGAGTATATTGAAAGCTATGGCATGCGCTGGAGCGTGGTAGAATCGCTCCCCGTGGTCGAAACTATCAAATATGGCGGTCCTGACCGTGACCAACAGATTGAAGTATACAAAGAGAGCCTGCGCAATCTTGCCGCAGAAGGCATCAACTGCATCTGCTACAACTTTATGCCCGTACTTGACTGGGCCCGTACAGACTTATTCCACGACAACCCCAACGGTGCCACCAACCTCTACTTCAACTATGCCGAATTTGCCTATTTCGACATTTACATCCTGAAGCGCCCTGGTGCTCGCGAGGAATGGGAGAATTTCCAGTTTCCCGAAGGTTGGGGAGAAGGTCGCAGCGTCATAGCCGAATGCGACGAGCTTGCCAAGACCATGACACCCGAAAAAGACCACAAGTTGGTAGAGACTATCGTCATCAAAACACAGGGTTTCGTATCTGGTAATTTCAGCGAAAACGACGAAGCTCCAATCCAGAAATTCCGCGAATTCCTTGACTTATATAAAGGCATAGACAAGAAGCAGTTACGCGAAAACATGAAATACTTCCTTGAGGCCATCATGCCTGTCTGCGAGGAGTGCAATATCAACATGTGCGTACACCCTGACGATCCCCCAATTGAAATCCTCGGTTTACCGCGTATTGTACGTACCGAAGAGGACATTCGCTGGTTCTTAAATGCAGTACCCAACAAGCACAACGGTCTGACATTCTGTGCAGGTTCACTGAGCGCCGGTGCTTACAACAATGTGGTTGAGCTGGCAAAGGAATTTGCTTCTCGCACCCATTTTGTTCATCTCCGCTCATGCCACATTTTCCCCAACGGCGATTTTACCGAAGCAAGTCACTTAGGCGGACGTGCCGATCTGATTGAGCTGTGCCGTATTTTCGAAAAAGAGAACCCTGCACTTCCTATGCGTGTTGACCACGGTATGACGTTCACTGACGAACCTGGTGGTATTATGGACGAAAGCAGTCACGGACACAATGCCGGCTACACCCTTCTGGGACGCATGTTTGCACTTGGTCAGGTTCAAGGCATCCTTGCAACGGTTGACCGGGAATTGGGTATCCCTTACAAGCAACCTGGTTTCTTCGACTAA